CAGACGATAAAAAAACTTATTAGAGCCCACCAAGCAAGTGGTAGATGAAGGTAAAAGATTTTTTGGATAATTCCTAGTTCACTTTCAATAGGTGCATAGCAGTAAATAAGGTATTGGCAAAATGCCATTCCTAATCCACTGAGTGAAACTAAGGTATATAGCCATAGTGGCTTCATATAGTAACCTTTTTTTTAATTATAACAATATTCTTTAATATCATAACTTATTCATCTCCTAAAGATATAACTGGGAAGAGAGCAAGGGCTGATGCAGCAAAAATAGCATCAAAAGCTATAACAATATGCATCCATGAATACATAGCTTCTGTAGACTCTGAAGAGAGTGCATCAGTACATGTATGAATACCTGCAAGAAGAAGAGGAACTACAAGTGGAAATAAAATAATGGAAATGAGAGACTCTTGGGTAGATTGCCCTTGAGATAAGCCCCCTATTAGTGAACCTATAGATACAAGACCTATATTAATAAGAAATATAATGAGTAGTGATTGTGCCCAACATATTCCAGGTTCTTGATTAAGAAAAACAACAATTGCAGGAATAAAAATAAGTTGAGCAACAGAAATGATAATAAACCCTGTTAAAGCTTTTCCTAACCAAATAGCTTGAACAGGACATGGTGTAAGTAACAGTCCTGACCATGTATCACTTTTTTTTTCAATATGATAGAGAATATTAAATGTAAGAACCTGGCAAAAGATAGAAGCTAACCAGAAGATGGTAGCTGCTGCTTGAGCTGTTATATTTTCATCTAATGGTTTTGATAAACTAAAAATAAAAATGAGTAATAATCCCAGAAGTAATGCCTGTATGACCCCTATACCTCTAGAGAACAGAAGTTTTATATCTTTTTGTGCAATGATAATAGCATGAGTAAACATAGAGTAACAATCATCCTTTAAATCAATATTTCAATTGATGTTACTTATTGTTGAAATGCATAAGGTTCTTTTTTGGTATATTCAATCTTTTTGTTTTTAAGTATAATATGTTGATCTACCTTTTCATTCTTAATAAGATTATGGGAAATCCAAACTATACCAGCACCTGCAGTCTTTGCATTAATAATTTCATTATAACATATTGAAAGAGATTGGTTGTCAAGCCCAGATTCAGGTTCATCTAATAATAGAAGCTTAGGTTTTAACATCAGCACTCGTGCAAAGTTAAGCCGTTGTAACATGCCACGTGAAAATGTTCTTGTACGTTCATAGATGAAACGAGTAAGTTTCATTTGTTCAATAGCAGTTGCTATTTGTTTTTTATCAAGACGTTTTTTATAAAGCCGCCCCCAAAAGAGAAGATTTTCATAGGCTGAAAGATCTTGATAAATAAATGGAGTATGCCCAAGATAACCAATTTCTTCTAAGCTACAGTTAAATATAATTTCTCCTGACGTTGGTTTTAGAAGCCCTGCCATGATCTTGAGTAATGTACTTTTACCAGCTCCATTTTCTCCTGTTAAATATGTTATAGTATTAGAAGTAATATTAAGTGATATGTTTTTGAGGATAGGCCGATTACTATATACTTTGCTGATAGCTATTAGCTGAAGAAGCATAATTTTTTCCCCTATAACTGGATATAATAGAGAAGAATGGTAGCAAACTTATAATGGCACCACCAATCCAAATCCAATTGACTAAAGGCATAGAGCTTAATCTGAATAGAGCACGATTTTGATGATCTACAGCTAAGAGAGAAGCATAAAGTTCATTTCCAAGAGAAGGAATAGTATCGGCTTCAGCAAATTGCATTTTCCCCCATTTTTTATAAATACGACGTTGGGGGGCAATAAAATCAATAAACTTCCCATCCTTACGTACTTCAAGTAAGCCTTCTATATAAGCATAGTCAACTAGTTCTCCTTCTTGGATTTTGATAAGTTTTATATCAAAATTTCCTACTTTTATTGTTTCTCCTTCATGTAGTATTTGTTCAATTTCTATCTTATAGGGACCAGAGAAAGCAATTCCCATAGCAATAAGCGCAACTCCAAAGTGAATGCCATACGCTAGTAACATAGGTTTATTTGAACGTGTTTGTTTGTCTAATACAAGTAATACTGTACTTGTCATGATAGCAAAGGCAGACGAAGCTCCTAGAATGGCGATAGGTAACTGATATCCTGATAGATACATTATGCATGAAGATGTAAAAAAAGTAATAAGAACAAGAGTAATATTTTTTAGATTATGGATACCTCTTGTCCATCCTAACCAAGGACATAAAGAGAGAAGAGCCATAAGTATTGCAAAAAGAGGAAGACATGTTTTATTATAAAAGTCTGACGTAAGTCCTATACTTCCTGCAGATTCTTGATTGATGGAAGTAGAAGACTGGAGAATTGATTGTCCTAATATTATTTGATTCCAAAAGGAAGTAAAGACTGGCCACATAGTTGCAAGAAGAATTAATATTGCAAGAGCAAGTAATAGCCAAGAAGTAAAGATAAGAAATCCTATACGACTATTAATAGTAGAAAGTTCACTGTTATCTTTTGTTGAGTATGCAGTATAGAAAATAGAGATAATAGTTATTGTTGCAAATGTTATAAAAATAAGGAGAGGTTTCCCAACATTGCTTGTTCCAAATGCATGTACAGATTGAACAATGCCGCTACGTACAAGGTAAGTGGCAAAAAAAGTGGAAAGAGTTGTTAGTGCCATAAGAAAAACGTTTATGTGAGTTAGTACATTTTTATGTGTTTGAATAATAATAGTATGTAATGCAGCTGTTGATATAAGCCATGGAATGAGGGATGCATTTTCAACTGGATCCCATGCCCAGTAACCACCCCACCCAAGTTCCATATAAGCCCACCATCCTCCAAGAACAATTCCAGCAGTAAGAAATGCCCATGCCGAGAGTATAAATGGCTTAGAAATAACTATCCAGCTAGGTTCCTCTTTTTGATTACTTATTGTTTGTGCAAGAGCAAGGCAGCCAGGGATAGTAAACCAACCATATCCTAAAAATAATAAAGGTGGATGAAAAATCATGCCTGGATTTTGGAGTAAGGGATTAAGGCCATTTCCATCTATAGGTTTTATATCAAGTAAAATAAATGGGTTATTCCATGTAATGAGAAGAAGCCCAAAGAATGCCATAATACTTAAATAAAGTATCCAAAACCAAAGTTTTGTGTCTATAGAAAGTTTTTTATAGAGATAAGTATGTTGAAATATACAGCTAGCAATGGAAGTAGATAGTGCCCAGAATAACATTGAACCTGCTTGGCCAGCCCAAAAGGCTGTAATACGATAAAAAAGAGGTAGAAATTGATCAGTATAACTGGCTACATATTGTAATGAAAAG
The sequence above is drawn from the Lawsonia intracellularis PHE/MN1-00 genome and encodes:
- a CDS encoding heme exporter protein CcmB; translation: MFTHAIIIAQKDIKLLFSRGIGVIQALLLGLLLIFIFSLSKPLDENITAQAAATIFWLASIFCQVLTFNILYHIEKKSDTWSGLLLTPCPVQAIWLGKALTGFIIISVAQLIFIPAIVVFLNQEPGICWAQSLLIIFLINIGLVSIGSLIGGLSQGQSTQESLISIILFPLVVPLLLAGIHTCTDALSSESTEAMYSWMHIVIAFDAIFAASALALFPVISLGDE
- a CDS encoding ABC transporter ATP-binding protein; protein product: MLLQLIAISKVYSNRPILKNISLNITSNTITYLTGENGAGKSTLLKIMAGLLKPTSGEIIFNCSLEEIGYLGHTPFIYQDLSAYENLLFWGRLYKKRLDKKQIATAIEQMKLTRFIYERTRTFSRGMLQRLNFARVLMLKPKLLLLDEPESGLDNQSLSICYNEIINAKTAGAGIVWISHNLIKNEKVDQHIILKNKKIEYTKKEPYAFQQ
- a CDS encoding heme lyase CcmF/NrfE family subunit gives rise to the protein MYYFAFSVLAAIMTIALIDIFWIANTLWPWHKLNKFILIIKNKYPNQSSKKVSLTLAEITSISITILLSIASGILTYALASYNFSLQYVASYTDQFLPLFYRITAFWAGQAGSMLFWALSTSIASCIFQHTYLYKKLSIDTKLWFWILYLSIMAFFGLLLITWNNPFILLDIKPIDGNGLNPLLQNPGMIFHPPLLFLGYGWFTIPGCLALAQTISNQKEEPSWIVISKPFILSAWAFLTAGIVLGGWWAYMELGWGGYWAWDPVENASLIPWLISTAALHTIIIQTHKNVLTHINVFLMALTTLSTFFATYLVRSGIVQSVHAFGTSNVGKPLLIFITFATITIISIFYTAYSTKDNSELSTINSRIGFLIFTSWLLLALAILILLATMWPVFTSFWNQIILGQSILQSSTSINQESAGSIGLTSDFYNKTCLPLFAILMALLSLCPWLGWTRGIHNLKNITLVLITFFTSSCIMYLSGYQLPIAILGASSAFAIMTSTVLLVLDKQTRSNKPMLLAYGIHFGVALIAMGIAFSGPYKIEIEQILHEGETIKVGNFDIKLIKIQEGELVDYAYIEGLLEVRKDGKFIDFIAPQRRIYKKWGKMQFAEADTIPSLGNELYASLLAVDHQNRALFRLSSMPLVNWIWIGGAIISLLPFFSIISSYRGKNYASSANSYQQSI